A region of the Leishmania major strain Friedlin complete genome, chromosome 4 genome:
GATGGCCGCGATGCTGGTAGCCGTCGCATGCTCGGTGGCCATGGCGTCGGATGCCTCGAGCTGGTCGTCCTCGAGCGCCCCAGCCCACGGATCGGTCTCCCTTGTGACCAtgccgacagcgccgtccagcaAGAGCAGCATCAGCTCGTCGAGTGCAACTGGCGCCAATGAGACGGCGTCTACCACCTCCACCACAACGAACACTGTGAACACGGCGGCATCTTCGTGCGCCGTTTCGAATTGCGTCACCTGCTCGAGCACGAACCCGAACGTCTGCACGACGTGCAACCCCGGCTACGCCGTCGACCGCCTTGGACAGTGCATGGTTGTCGGCTCCTGCAACGTTGCCCACTGCGTCACGTGCCACGCAAACGACAACGCGCGTTGCTTGAGCTGCGCCTCGGGCTACATGCCGACGGCCTCGTTCAAGTGCGTCCCGGAGCAATCAAAAAATGCGGCCCTCCGCACTTCCTCCATGGTCGTCTCTGTCGGTGTGGCATTGGTGGGCACTGCGCTGACTATGGCCTAAAACATGGCATGCCCCGATTCAGAGACGTAGTGGCACACATACCAGGGGATGCCTAGCTGATGGTCGGTCAGTGTCGGCATCGACGGCTATGTCCAACCCCTACCCtgctcccctcttctctctctctccctcccacacatgcatgcacacatgtTGATATCCCCACCTCTGTTTCtttcccctctttctctctcagtgttatgtgtgtgtgcgtgtaaaGTGCGtcccgcctcccctcctcagacagtcgttgtcgtcgtcgatTTTTTTCCTTATCTTGTTCGGCCAATGTGCATATTCTCGTCATTTGCAGTGACCCTCCTTCCCTtgctcgcccctccctctgtctctgtctcaGCGTCACCTCACTGATCAACGCCTCCTTGCCTTGAGTCGCGTGTATTCCCAACACAGCATGCGCCGACGGCAGAGACcgagacagagggaggggtgagcacgcgtgtgtatgtCGTTTCTCTCCCGGCGCGCCGCGGTCGGCTCGTGGCTTGAGGAAAtcgagagagggagaagagggggggaCTTGCGATACCATTGCAGCCCATGTGCACctgcatgtgtatgtgtgtgcgtgcgtgcgtgtgtgtgtgtgtgtgttctctctctttcttgttttgCTCTAGCCGagtgggcagcagcagcagcagcggcggcggcgggggggaCCTCTCTGCGCGTTGAGTCCGTTTTATGTGCACACCCCGTTTCTTTTCCGTTGTCATTGGTTGTTTTCCCAAGGCGAGGCCTGGATGGGtatggggaggaggaggagggggaggatcGTCCATGGAAGTGACCGTTGGGTCCGTCCGCCCGTCCGTCcgtccgtgcgtgtgtgcagggcgGAAGGCATtctccccaccacccaccacccaccatcacctctctttctctctctctctctgtgtgtgtgtgtgtgtgtgacttGTGCCCCTCATGGAgtcttttctttcgttttttccCCTAAGCACAtacacgtgtgtgcctccGCCGTCTTCATGCATGGACCTctttccccacccccaccctcttccctccccctcccactccctACCTGACTCTCTCAGGCAGGAGTACCAACAGTAGAGTCTGTAGCTGCCGCTGTGATTGCGTAATCGAGCGCTGCTATCCTACCCACCCCCCACGCTCGCTCTCCCAGACAACCACGCATACCACCGGTCATCCCTCTGTgctgccgtgtgtgtgtgtgtgtgtgtgtgtgtgtgtgtgtgtgtgtatgtgccgctgctctcacTGGAGAGAGCTACTCAGCCGTGGTGCCAGTAAAGAGCAAGCGGTGCAGAAGACGAAGCCTTAAAGGGAGCAGAGAGGCGCGACACACACGGGGCTATGGAAGCAGGATGGTCGTCGCAAGGTCAGCACTGAtgctgtgtatgtgcgtgtttcgcgtgtgtctgcgtccgTGTGAGGgcgacagagaggggggacGTGAGCTGCGTCCATGACAACACAGAAAATGACCGTGGAGAGCGCGAGCAAGGGAGCGGGCAGGTCCTTCGCGGTTTATCAGGGAAGGTTCGAAGATGATACGTAGGgcagatggaggaggggggaagaaaACGtcagaaaaggagagaagtCGGATCGGGTGTTGtggaggcacacacacacacgcgcgcgcgcaccacaGCCGCCTCTCTACCTCCGTCGCATGTTGCTCCTTGGCCCCCTCATTTGTCCATCGCTGATTCCCTCAAGACGTTACCTGCGTGGggatgcgtgcgcgtgtgtcgtAGTCTGCGAGTGTTgcgcgcaccccctcccttcatCTCCCCTTGCTTCCCACAAGAGGGAACGTCGTGGTGCTcatgccgccgcctcgctctaTGGCGAAGGCGTGAGGGAACAGAATGAATATTCTCGGCCTGTGCCACTATGatttctctcccttctctccctctccctctctaccTACTCCCTCCCGTCCTCAACATGCTCACGGAGCGTGCTTCTGttcgtgtgtctgcgtcAGTGTATGAGCACGCCACACGCGTCATCCCACTCCCTCGCCTCCCATCatcagccccctccccctcccccagaGCATTACCTCGCACGCCCGCAGCACTGACACAGGCGCACCTCGTTCCTATTCCCCTCTCCACGAATCATGCCCGCCTTTGCCTTCCGCAGCAACCCCCAcaagcgcggcgccgctgccgttcttctgctgctcgccatcgccgttGTAGCTACCTTGACGGTGTCTGCGCAGACCATCGACGACTACCCTCCTGTTGCCTGTGACGGCACAGTGCCGAACTGCCTGGAATGCCGGAAAGTGGGGATGCTAAGCCTGTGCTCGAACTGCAAGGAAGGCTACTCGACCGCTGTCTCGCCCGCGAACCCCACCGAGTTCGGCAAGTGCAAGCCCTACGATCTGAGCACATGCCGCCTTCAAAACTGtttgcgctgcgccgccgatGACAACACCAAGTGCGTGCAGTGCCCTGTCGGCTACCCGAACATCAACACGTACCTCTGCGATAGGACCACGGCGGCCCCGACAACCGTAGCCCCgtccatcaccaccaccaccaccaccaccacggcgtCCCCGACGACTGCGGCCccagccaccaccaccacggcggccCCGACAACTGCAGCTCCGACAACCTCGGCCCCCTCCAGCGACTGCCAGGCCCCGTCGTGCGCCACCTGTGCACCGGGCAACCAGTACACTTGCGCCGTGTGCGAGTCCGGCATGGTGCTGATGGCGTCCGGCCAGTGCATGGCCGCTGGCTCCTGCAGCGTGACCAACTGCGCGCAGTGCTACCCGAACGACAACAaccgctgctcctcgtgcGAGTCCGGCTATGCCCTCACCGTCTCGTACACCTGCATCCCGCGCAAGTCAGGCAACGCAGCGGcttcgccgacgccgctgttggcggcgctggccatAGTGGCGGTTGCAGCGACTGTGGCGTGTGTCATGTAGGGGTGCACTGAAGTTGTGACGGGCCGCAATCGATGGAGCACGCACAGCactcagacacacacacacacgcaggcacacagacgTGCCTGTGCACCTCCCCCCAACCCTTTCCAGCCCTAACCCCTGGCAAAGGCCTCTTgtttgtttctctctttcatcctgcctgcctgccttcGTGCACGCCTGCCGTCCACGGTTCCCACGGACACccacaccctcctccttctctatTATGTGTAtacttccccccccccttctccctgtTTATCATGTGTAttctgcccccctcctcctcctcttctcacACCCTCGCAtactcgcacgcacacctccagTCAGAACGAAGGTATGCAAACTATAGGACGGATAAGCTCATTCTTGCGTGTattctctttctctcactcgtgtgtgtgtgtgtgtgtgtcttcaTGCGCGGGCGGGTGTGCTTCACTCCGTTTCGCGATGGTGTTTGCTGCTGTCATCGCGccgcccgccctcccccctcttccccctccctctcctccccccccccccacacacacgcacacctttTACTTCCTGGGATGCTTCTCTCTTGGTTACGGCAcccctgcgcctccgccgcgcctcgcCGCCCTACCATCGTCGACCGAACCAGgctcacagacacacacacacacacacacacacacagacagaatCATGCCTCGATGAAGAGACGGTGCACATGTCTGTGCATGGATTGTGTATCGCGTGCAcgtaagtgtgtgtgtgtgtgtgtgtgggtgggtgggtgggtgggctttgctctctcttcgGTAAGGGTGGGCGGAGGACGGCGGGACGATCACAACGGCGCCAGCGGGTGAGGCATGTCTCTAACAGTgaaacaaaggaaaacaTGCAagctgcggtggtgacggcgcgtgggcgtgtgtgggggggggggggtgaggcgAGGGGGAGCAGGAGGGTCCCCTGGGGTGGACACGTGGAGAGCACCTATGCCATTGTTTACATGTGTGAACGCTCACGGGGCAAAGGCTGGAGTAAGGTTTTCCTGTATTCTCTCCTCAccctctgtctgtctgcctgttCGAGGATGTgggtgtgtacgtgtgtttCAGTAGATAACCCGATGAAAGGGCAGGGTCCACCGTGCATGGAGGGACAACTTCGCTGTTGTTGGGGATTGACAAAAAggagtgtgcgtgcgtgcaacATGGGGGAGGGTGCGTAGTCGAGTGATGTGGTGCTTGAACGCCGTCCTTCTCCCGCCACCACTCTCCCTCGAGCGTTGCACGTCGACGAAACTCCACACTCACCTACCCTTACTCGACCTGCTCACCCACTCTGCGCATGACCCTCTCTCTGGCATGTGCAGGCATatcctcgccctcccctttcctctcccTGTGCAAAGACCTGtgtcttttcttttcctgTCGTCGTGCCAGGATACGTATATGCCCATGCACGCGTtatggaggaggagggggtggggcggtgtagtctctcgctctctcgctctcatTTCTGCTTTGGTATCCCTGCACCTCGGTGCTCCTCTCTTCGAATAGGCTGGCCTTCGCGtcttcccccctttccccccacccatccacctACCTGTGAATGCTCACTGGCACACCACCGCTCACTCTCTTCTctgacccccacccccgccatCATTGC
Encoded here:
- a CDS encoding surface antigen-like protein, giving the protein MSVKHLLMAAMLVAVACSVAMASDASSWSSSSAPAHGSVSLVTMPTAPSSKSSISSSSATGANETASTTSTTTNTVNTAASSCAVSNCVTCSSTNPNVCTTCNPGYAVDRLGQCMVVGSCNVAHCVTCHANDNARCLSCASGYMPTASFKCVPEQSKNAALRTSSMVVSVGVALVGTALTMA
- a CDS encoding surface antigen-like protein, with the translated sequence MPAFAFRSNPHKRGAAAVLLLLAIAVVATLTVSAQTIDDYPPVACDGTVPNCLECRKVGMLSLCSNCKEGYSTAVSPANPTEFGKCKPYDLSTCRLQNCLRCAADDNTKCVQCPVGYPNINTYLCDRTTAAPTTVAPSITTTTTTTTASPTTAAPATTTTAAPTTAAPTTSAPSSDCQAPSCATCAPGNQYTCAVCESGMVLMASGQCMAAGSCSVTNCAQCYPNDNNRCSSCESGYALTVSYTCIPRKSGNAAASPTPLLAALAIVAVAATVACVM